One window from the genome of Gimesia aquarii encodes:
- the neuB gene encoding N-acetylneuraminate synthase, whose translation MSVFVIAEAGVNHNGCVETAKKMIDAATEAGADAIKFQTFKTEKLVCKSAPQAEYQQRNNLTDEENSTQFSLLKKLEIDQEAHQELFDYCKLAGIVFISTPFDLESVDLLKSLGLKIIKVPSGEITNYPYLKKVGKTFDQVVLSTGMANLGEIEDALEILIESGVDRSNITVLHCNTEYPTPIQDVNLRAMLTIKNAFGVNVGYSDHTLGIEVSIAATALGATVIEKHFTLDKNMEGPDHSASLEPDELMMLVRGIRNTENSLGSPIKKPSASESKNKPIVRKSIIAARAIKKGESFTERNLCVKRPGTGISPMNWDKVINQIAKRDFLEDEIIDL comes from the coding sequence ATGAGTGTATTTGTAATTGCAGAAGCAGGAGTGAACCACAACGGGTGTGTGGAGACTGCGAAAAAAATGATCGATGCTGCTACAGAGGCGGGGGCAGATGCGATCAAGTTTCAAACATTCAAGACCGAAAAGCTTGTTTGCAAATCTGCTCCACAAGCGGAATACCAGCAAAGAAATAATTTAACGGACGAGGAAAATTCGACTCAATTTAGTCTGTTAAAAAAATTGGAAATCGATCAGGAAGCGCACCAGGAGCTTTTTGACTACTGCAAATTAGCAGGAATTGTTTTCATCTCAACGCCATTCGATTTAGAAAGTGTTGATTTACTCAAGTCACTCGGTTTAAAAATTATCAAGGTGCCTTCAGGTGAAATTACAAATTATCCCTACTTGAAAAAAGTGGGTAAAACGTTTGATCAAGTAGTGCTTTCAACAGGAATGGCCAACTTGGGAGAGATTGAAGATGCATTGGAAATCTTGATTGAGAGTGGTGTCGATCGAAGTAATATCACTGTATTGCACTGTAATACAGAATATCCAACTCCCATACAGGATGTAAACTTGCGGGCCATGTTAACGATCAAGAATGCTTTTGGTGTGAATGTTGGCTATTCGGATCATACATTGGGAATTGAAGTTTCCATTGCTGCTACTGCATTGGGGGCCACTGTGATTGAAAAGCATTTCACGCTCGACAAGAATATGGAAGGTCCTGACCATTCTGCCTCTTTGGAACCAGATGAGCTGATGATGTTGGTTCGGGGGATCAGAAATACGGAAAATTCATTAGGTAGTCCGATCAAAAAGCCATCGGCTTCTGAATCAAAAAATAAGCCAATTGTACGTAAAAGTATAATTGCAGCACGTGCAATCAAAAAAGGAGAGTCATTTACGGAACGTAATCTCTGTGTTAAACGCCCGGGCACAGGTATCAGTCCGATGAACTGGGATAAGGTGATTAACCAGATCGCGAAGAGAGATTTCCTTGAAGACGAAATAATCGATCTATGA
- a CDS encoding NeuD/PglB/VioB family sugar acetyltransferase, protein MNETSNAIILLGGGGHAKVLIDLITERGEYKIVGILDPKMERGTHLKGIDVLGADDALSELRDQGIKNVAIAVGSTKCNLLRKTLFDRSRELDFQIPALIHPNSICSSDISLSDGVQIMAGAIIQTDSILGEGTVVNTGAQVDHDCQIGSHVFLSPGVVLSGGVVVGNNAFVGAGAIVIQGVKVGDNAIIAAGAVVIQDVKDGALVKGVPAR, encoded by the coding sequence ATGAATGAAACATCGAATGCGATCATACTTCTAGGTGGAGGTGGACATGCAAAAGTCCTCATTGATCTGATTACGGAAAGAGGTGAGTATAAAATTGTCGGAATTCTTGACCCGAAGATGGAACGTGGAACACACCTGAAAGGGATTGATGTTCTGGGGGCAGATGATGCATTATCTGAACTACGTGATCAAGGCATAAAAAATGTTGCGATTGCAGTCGGAAGCACTAAATGTAATTTATTAAGAAAAACGCTATTTGACCGGAGCCGAGAATTAGATTTCCAGATACCCGCGCTAATTCATCCTAACTCAATCTGCTCATCTGATATTTCATTGTCTGATGGCGTGCAGATTATGGCAGGTGCCATTATTCAAACAGATTCAATATTGGGGGAAGGAACTGTTGTTAACACGGGAGCACAAGTAGATCACGATTGTCAAATTGGAAGCCATGTTTTTCTCAGTCCAGGGGTTGTACTCAGTGGAGGAGTGGTTGTAGGAAACAACGCTTTTGTTGGAGCAGGGGCTATTGTGATTCAGGGAGTGAAAGTAGGCGATAATGCAATAATAGCAGCCGGAGCTGTAGTCATACAGGATGTTAAAGATGGTGCATTAGTCAAAGGAGTGCCAGCAAGATGA
- a CDS encoding LegC family aminotransferase, with protein MMRELIPLSIPSISGNEWKYVKECLDTGWVSSVGSYVDQFEQSVSEYVGTEFGVATVNGTAALHLSLLACGVRPNDEVIAPSFTFIAPVNAIKYCGAFPVFIGSDPATLGLDVNKVNDFLSQECVLRNGELYNRQSGRKVSAILPVHIFGHPVDMAPLNEIAGRYGLPIIEDASESLGSEYRGRKTGSLSTIGCFSFNGNKIITCGGGGMVTTNDESLANRIHHLSTQANKKPFEYEHDEIGFNYRLTNIQAALGVAQLEQLDSFVEIKRKNATCYRELLATLPNVKLAWEEPWAKSNFWLCTLMVSSEDRNSLMDYLLSQNIQVRPAWKLMHNLSMYQDCQVYKMEETMAEFEKCISIPSSVQLTVDDIQYVVDRIKVYFDQK; from the coding sequence ATGATGCGCGAGTTAATTCCATTATCGATACCAAGTATTTCTGGGAATGAATGGAAATATGTGAAGGAGTGCCTTGATACGGGGTGGGTTTCTTCTGTTGGATCGTATGTAGATCAATTTGAGCAAAGTGTCAGTGAATATGTCGGTACAGAGTTCGGAGTGGCGACGGTGAATGGAACCGCTGCACTTCATCTTAGTCTGCTAGCTTGTGGTGTTCGACCTAATGATGAAGTGATCGCACCATCATTCACATTCATTGCTCCTGTGAACGCCATAAAGTACTGTGGTGCTTTTCCTGTTTTTATAGGATCAGATCCTGCTACTTTGGGATTAGACGTTAATAAAGTAAATGATTTCCTGTCCCAAGAGTGCGTTTTACGAAATGGTGAATTGTATAACAGGCAAAGTGGTCGAAAGGTTAGCGCTATCTTACCAGTGCACATTTTTGGTCATCCGGTAGATATGGCACCTTTGAATGAAATTGCAGGACGGTATGGTCTTCCGATTATCGAAGATGCCTCAGAGAGTCTGGGTTCTGAGTACAGGGGAAGGAAGACAGGCTCGCTATCTACCATCGGTTGTTTTTCGTTTAATGGTAACAAAATTATCACCTGTGGTGGCGGTGGAATGGTCACTACAAATGACGAGTCTCTGGCAAATCGAATACATCATTTAAGTACACAGGCAAACAAAAAGCCCTTTGAGTATGAGCATGATGAGATCGGCTTCAATTATCGTTTGACGAATATTCAAGCTGCCTTAGGAGTAGCACAGTTAGAGCAGCTTGATTCATTCGTTGAAATCAAGAGAAAAAATGCAACTTGCTATCGTGAACTATTGGCGACACTACCAAATGTAAAGTTGGCTTGGGAAGAACCATGGGCCAAAAGTAATTTTTGGCTTTGCACTTTAATGGTTTCATCCGAAGACCGTAATTCTTTAATGGATTATTTACTTTCACAAAATATCCAAGTACGTCCGGCATGGAAGCTAATGCATAATTTATCCATGTATCAGGACTGTCAGGTTTATAAGATGGAAGAGACAATGGCCGAATTTGAAAAATGTATTTCGATTCCCTCCAGTGTTCAACTTACCGTTGATGATATTCAATACGTGGTTGATCGCATTAAAGTGTATTTTGATCAAAAATGA
- a CDS encoding acylneuraminate cytidylyltransferase family protein translates to MAGVVGLITARGGSKGVPQKNIKILAGKPLIAWTIEAALQSQELDRVIVSTDDKQIASISRQYGAEVPFIRPLKLALDDSSHVDVVLHAIEWLAEQEQYETEYVTLLQPTSPFRIAADIDGAINFAREKKAKAVIGMMEAPSHPVCLRGMNEEGLLLELFPEKEESALRRQVLADVYAFNGALYVVRPDAIKEDKTFRPINETYGYKMPTKRSWEIDTEWEFLIASLLMENQIQTDSLRKTA, encoded by the coding sequence ATGGCCGGTGTGGTTGGGTTGATCACAGCACGAGGTGGCTCGAAAGGAGTACCTCAAAAAAATATAAAAATATTAGCTGGGAAGCCATTGATTGCTTGGACGATTGAGGCTGCATTACAGAGCCAGGAACTAGATCGCGTGATCGTTTCTACTGACGATAAGCAGATTGCGTCAATCTCACGGCAATATGGAGCCGAAGTACCCTTCATTCGTCCTCTCAAATTGGCTTTGGATGATTCGAGTCATGTCGATGTTGTATTGCATGCCATTGAGTGGCTGGCTGAACAAGAGCAATATGAGACTGAATATGTGACATTACTTCAACCAACTTCTCCCTTTCGTATCGCTGCTGATATCGATGGAGCAATCAACTTTGCTAGAGAAAAAAAAGCGAAAGCAGTCATTGGTATGATGGAAGCTCCCAGTCATCCTGTCTGTTTAAGGGGAATGAATGAAGAGGGCTTATTATTAGAACTTTTTCCAGAAAAGGAAGAGTCGGCGCTTCGCAGGCAGGTGCTGGCTGATGTGTATGCATTTAATGGGGCTCTTTATGTAGTCAGGCCAGATGCGATCAAAGAAGATAAAACATTTCGTCCTATTAATGAAACGTATGGGTACAAGATGCCAACTAAGAGATCTTGGGAAATCGATACGGAATGGGAATTTCTCATTGCCAGTCTGTTGATGGAAAACCAGATTCAAACAGACTCCCTACGTAAGACAGCTTAG
- a CDS encoding O-antigen ligase family protein: protein MHIFEGNLRQSGPQYLMNLNRSRFKEQACQTGILLSIATGFAIPVSTTLTSILSFGVLLCWVISGQYLVSFEILKKYRVSAASAVFFSFLMLGLFYTPESFSIAARNLFKYRQFILIPIYLSFFLDPKARRYGIQMFEVAMVITLIGSIYYSFWPLIGMDDPFINRSIFKNRITQNILMAFLVYLAAWKFLEKPRRRWPYAILVLVATFNIIALVPGRSGYLAMVILVCVLMCQKFGFKGLIPAAICIGGIGLLAYSQSQIFKDRINQAISEVNEYNASKIRHRGVDLRIEFYENSLYLAKSSPIFGSGIGSFNLKYQQLMQERKQISTANPHNEYIMLLVQNGGIGVCLFLGFFWICWRTTRSMTGLDQALGQAILAVYFVVCMVNSLMLDTTEGNLFGYLVGVTFAGGISCVGQNADSQLPEPSDKEIMQPIMRDAA from the coding sequence ATGCACATTTTTGAGGGTAATTTGAGGCAATCTGGTCCTCAATATTTGATGAATTTGAATCGGTCGCGATTTAAAGAGCAAGCTTGCCAAACGGGAATTTTACTCTCAATCGCAACGGGATTTGCAATCCCTGTTTCAACAACATTGACATCGATTTTGAGCTTTGGAGTGCTTCTCTGTTGGGTTATATCAGGGCAGTATTTAGTTTCATTTGAGATACTCAAAAAATATCGAGTTTCAGCAGCATCAGCAGTATTCTTTAGTTTTCTTATGCTTGGTCTTTTTTACACGCCGGAATCATTTTCGATTGCTGCCCGAAATTTATTTAAATACCGACAGTTTATTTTGATTCCGATTTATCTCTCTTTTTTTCTTGATCCCAAAGCACGTCGCTATGGAATTCAGATGTTTGAAGTGGCGATGGTGATTACTTTGATCGGGTCAATTTACTATTCATTTTGGCCTCTCATTGGGATGGATGATCCATTTATAAATCGGTCTATTTTTAAAAATCGAATTACCCAGAATATCCTCATGGCATTTCTGGTATATCTAGCTGCTTGGAAGTTTCTAGAAAAACCAAGGCGGCGCTGGCCCTATGCCATATTAGTGCTCGTGGCAACGTTTAATATCATTGCGTTGGTTCCAGGCCGATCTGGCTACCTTGCTATGGTAATTCTTGTTTGTGTGTTAATGTGCCAGAAGTTTGGTTTTAAAGGCCTTATTCCTGCAGCTATTTGTATTGGAGGAATCGGGCTTCTTGCATACAGTCAGTCACAAATATTTAAGGATCGCATTAATCAAGCCATTTCAGAGGTTAATGAATATAACGCGTCTAAAATAAGACATAGAGGTGTTGATCTGAGAATTGAGTTTTATGAAAACAGTTTGTATTTGGCGAAGTCAAGTCCAATATTTGGCTCAGGTATAGGTAGTTTTAATTTAAAATATCAGCAACTAATGCAGGAAAGAAAGCAAATCTCTACTGCGAATCCTCATAACGAATATATTATGCTCCTTGTTCAAAATGGGGGCATTGGTGTCTGTCTCTTTTTGGGTTTCTTTTGGATTTGTTGGCGTACTACACGATCTATGACTGGTTTAGATCAGGCTCTTGGTCAAGCGATACTTGCCGTGTATTTTGTAGTCTGTATGGTAAATTCTTTGATGTTAGATACAACAGAAGGAAATCTGTTTGGTTATTTAGTGGGAGTTACATTTGCTGGAGGGATATCTTGTGTTGGGCAGAACGCAGATTCTCAACTTCCAGAGCCGTCTGATAAGGAAATAATGCAACCAATTATGCGAGATGCAGCCTGA
- a CDS encoding sugar transferase — MDDLNLSQESIYTKKTETGSPHFDPQLIKENQRLFGLSENKGYFLKRPFDLLLSLIAILILSPVFLVIALIIKKTSPGPVFYKQERLGVNEKPFVILKFRSMRSDSEETGPKFTKKNDLRITKIGKLIRKTSLDELPQLINILRGEMSLIGPRPYVGFELADVSKVDRQIRASVRPGISGLSQVSGRSQLSQEATISYDLMYAEKCSLKLDLSIMLKTIQRVLSCEGTN, encoded by the coding sequence ATGGATGACTTAAACCTCTCGCAAGAATCAATCTATACAAAAAAAACAGAAACAGGAAGCCCGCATTTTGACCCTCAATTAATCAAAGAAAATCAAAGGCTTTTTGGGTTATCTGAAAATAAAGGATACTTTCTGAAACGTCCATTTGATTTATTGTTAAGTTTGATAGCCATTTTGATCTTATCTCCTGTTTTTCTAGTGATTGCGTTAATTATAAAGAAAACATCGCCCGGTCCTGTCTTTTATAAACAAGAACGACTTGGAGTGAATGAAAAGCCATTTGTGATTTTGAAATTCAGATCGATGAGATCTGATTCCGAAGAAACAGGACCAAAGTTTACTAAGAAAAATGACTTAAGAATCACAAAAATAGGAAAGCTTATTCGAAAAACGAGCTTGGATGAGCTTCCACAATTAATCAATATCTTACGGGGAGAGATGAGTTTAATAGGCCCACGTCCCTATGTCGGATTTGAACTAGCAGACGTCTCAAAAGTGGACCGACAGATACGAGCGAGTGTTAGACCGGGGATCTCAGGTCTTTCTCAAGTTTCGGGTAGAAGCCAGCTTTCTCAAGAAGCCACTATTTCATATGACCTGATGTATGCAGAAAAGTGTAGTCTTAAGCTAGATCTAAGCATTATGTTGAAGACGATCCAAAGAGTGTTATCTTGTGAAGGCACTAATTAA
- the asnB gene encoding asparagine synthase (glutamine-hydrolyzing), whose product MCGIIGGYDRENRPFGTALAEQACERILHRGPDDQGFYETDGMLIGNRRLSILDLSGGHQPMFSDDQQIIVVQNGEIYNFKELAEGLSCRTSCDTEVILRLYERDGENFVNQLNGMFAIAIIDRRNQSLLLFRDRIGQKPLYLYDDGKRFLFASEIKSLFAMGVKAEMNWEGLDAYLTYNFVPPPITLFKNIHHLMPGHMLKITPQGSLLQQWWNLAEKPIESRTEDSWCEEIVDTLQAAVKIRLRSDVPLGAFLSGGIDSSSVVSLMSRELPNPVQTFCIGFDDPRFDESKYAREVSDLCNTRHTCEIMNPNLIATWPLTGYHNDQPHGDVSFMPTYWVSHLARQSVKVVLTGDGGDELFAGYDVHRNFFANRNLMIPREDLETDYIKAISLMQPEAKSLLYSAEAKSKLGKVDASIYATSHLKEFRHLDPINQAMALDIRLLLPGNNLVKPDKMAMAVSLEPRAPYLDYRMVDLAFRIPGLLKIRNGVTKSILKKACEKILPQNIIYRKKQMFTVPIGEWFKHELSPFVNEVLCSSRSLERGLFRPERVREMIQEHQSNQVNHTRAIRALLAFELWQRTFIDETFDHAPTYSELGINSPTDFQTDMKKSA is encoded by the coding sequence ATGTGTGGTATTATTGGTGGGTATGATCGTGAAAATCGTCCCTTTGGCACTGCATTAGCAGAACAGGCTTGTGAAAGGATACTCCACCGAGGTCCCGATGATCAGGGATTTTATGAAACAGATGGTATGTTGATTGGAAACCGGCGTCTTTCCATTTTGGATCTCTCTGGCGGACATCAACCCATGTTTTCTGATGATCAACAAATCATAGTGGTTCAGAATGGAGAAATTTATAATTTTAAGGAATTAGCAGAGGGGCTTTCTTGTCGAACTAGCTGCGACACTGAGGTGATTTTAAGGCTTTATGAGCGTGATGGGGAAAATTTTGTAAACCAACTAAACGGTATGTTTGCGATCGCGATTATAGATCGACGTAATCAATCACTATTACTGTTTCGTGACCGAATCGGACAAAAACCTCTCTATTTGTATGATGATGGGAAGCGATTCTTGTTTGCTTCAGAGATAAAATCTCTTTTCGCAATGGGCGTTAAAGCAGAAATGAATTGGGAAGGACTTGATGCTTATCTTACTTACAATTTTGTGCCTCCTCCTATTACTCTCTTTAAAAACATTCATCATTTGATGCCAGGGCATATGCTGAAGATCACCCCACAGGGTTCATTGTTGCAGCAATGGTGGAACCTGGCAGAAAAGCCTATCGAATCTCGTACAGAAGATTCTTGGTGCGAAGAAATTGTTGATACATTGCAAGCAGCTGTCAAGATTCGATTGCGATCAGATGTTCCATTAGGAGCCTTTCTATCGGGGGGAATCGATAGTTCGTCTGTCGTTTCTCTAATGAGCAGAGAACTGCCAAATCCAGTTCAAACTTTTTGTATTGGTTTTGATGATCCTCGATTTGATGAATCAAAATATGCACGAGAAGTTTCAGATCTTTGTAATACGCGTCACACATGTGAGATTATGAATCCAAATCTCATTGCAACTTGGCCTTTGACTGGATATCACAATGATCAGCCACATGGAGATGTCTCATTTATGCCTACTTATTGGGTAAGCCATCTTGCGCGGCAGTCAGTAAAAGTGGTTTTGACTGGGGATGGGGGAGATGAATTATTTGCAGGTTATGATGTTCATCGAAATTTCTTTGCAAATCGGAATTTAATGATACCGCGCGAGGATCTAGAAACGGATTACATAAAAGCAATTAGCTTAATGCAGCCCGAAGCTAAGAGTTTATTGTATTCTGCTGAAGCGAAAAGCAAGTTGGGTAAAGTTGATGCTTCTATTTATGCTACTTCTCATCTTAAGGAGTTTCGTCACTTAGATCCGATAAATCAAGCAATGGCTTTGGACATAAGGTTATTGTTACCGGGAAATAACTTAGTGAAACCCGATAAAATGGCAATGGCTGTTTCTCTTGAACCTCGAGCCCCATATTTAGATTATCGAATGGTCGATTTGGCATTTCGAATTCCTGGTTTATTAAAAATTCGTAATGGTGTGACGAAATCGATTTTGAAGAAAGCTTGTGAGAAAATTCTTCCCCAAAATATTATCTATCGTAAAAAACAAATGTTTACAGTTCCAATTGGAGAATGGTTTAAGCATGAATTATCCCCGTTTGTCAATGAGGTTTTGTGTTCATCTCGATCTTTAGAACGAGGCTTGTTCCGCCCTGAGAGAGTTCGTGAGATGATTCAAGAGCATCAATCGAATCAAGTCAATCATACTCGTGCAATTCGTGCGCTATTAGCGTTTGAGCTTTGGCAACGAACATTTATTGATGAAACTTTTGACCACGCGCCCACTTATTCAGAGTTAGGAATCAATAGTCCTACTGATTTTCAAACAGATATGAAAAAATCTGCTTAA
- a CDS encoding polysaccharide deacetylase family protein: MKTSNTRPHGIMFHHFYDEKHIKGQGSISQDDLAQIIEHYQQNHHILQAREWLEKAVQGSLSPNDVCLTFDDALLCQYEIALPVLESFDLSAFWFVYSSVITGGTENLEIYRKFRTVCFDNIDDFYESFFQTVASSQYQKTVEESLKDFSADEYLSQFPFYTNEDKRFRFVRDMALGVKAYNEIQDLMIRKRKINIQSFSSDLWMNKQQVFELHSKNHIVGLHSHTHPTALASLAAKGQRNEYETNYDTLNQLLNSASVSMSHPCNSYNNDTIEILNDLEIKIGFRSNMKEHPLTNLEFPREDHANIMERIAA; the protein is encoded by the coding sequence TTGAAAACTTCAAACACACGACCACATGGAATTATGTTTCATCATTTTTATGATGAAAAACATATCAAAGGGCAAGGCTCCATTTCTCAGGATGATCTTGCACAAATCATAGAGCACTATCAACAAAACCATCATATTTTACAGGCTAGAGAATGGTTAGAGAAAGCTGTTCAAGGCTCACTTTCCCCAAACGACGTCTGTCTGACTTTTGATGATGCACTACTATGCCAGTATGAAATTGCACTACCGGTTCTGGAATCATTTGACTTGAGTGCTTTCTGGTTTGTCTATTCTTCTGTCATCACAGGCGGTACGGAAAATCTTGAAATCTATCGAAAATTCAGAACAGTCTGTTTTGATAATATTGATGACTTCTATGAAAGTTTTTTTCAAACAGTCGCTTCATCACAATACCAGAAAACCGTTGAAGAATCATTAAAAGACTTTTCTGCGGATGAATACCTTAGTCAATTCCCCTTCTATACAAATGAAGACAAGCGATTTCGTTTCGTGAGAGATATGGCATTAGGAGTCAAAGCATACAATGAAATTCAGGACCTCATGATTCGCAAGCGGAAAATTAATATACAAAGTTTTTCGAGTGATTTGTGGATGAATAAACAACAAGTATTTGAATTGCATTCTAAAAACCATATTGTTGGTCTGCACTCTCATACTCATCCCACAGCACTGGCCTCTTTAGCCGCGAAAGGCCAGCGAAATGAATACGAAACGAATTATGATACGTTAAATCAGTTACTAAACTCAGCATCAGTGTCGATGTCGCATCCCTGTAACTCATATAATAATGATACGATCGAAATTTTGAATGACCTTGAAATCAAAATTGGTTTCAGATCAAACATGAAAGAACATCCTTTAACGAATCTGGAATTTCCCCGAGAAGACCACGCTAATATCATGGAGAGAATTGCAGCATGA
- a CDS encoding formyltransferase family protein, with protein MKITVFTSNQPRHLSLIESLASIADEVYAIQECNTIFPGQVADFFKRSEVMQEYFSHVLNAEKEIFGRPRFSPLNVKSLSMKLGDLNRLEQDALKPALESDYYIVFGSSFIKGNLCNFLVNQKALNIHMGASPYYRGSSCNFWAVQEGNPDYVGATIHLLTKGLDSGPMLFHALPKPQKITPFVLGMQAVKAAHEGLLSHLKSGTIFDFAPVTQDKSQELKYTRNSDFTDEVASHYLKTAPTSEEVLQSLQSRDLSKFLHPYLG; from the coding sequence ATGAAAATCACTGTTTTCACCAGCAATCAGCCTCGGCACCTTTCCTTGATTGAGTCACTCGCTTCGATTGCAGATGAAGTTTATGCAATCCAGGAATGTAACACAATTTTTCCAGGTCAAGTCGCTGACTTCTTCAAACGGTCTGAAGTCATGCAAGAATACTTCAGTCATGTTTTAAATGCAGAAAAGGAGATTTTCGGACGGCCTCGGTTTTCTCCACTGAATGTCAAATCACTGTCGATGAAGCTCGGCGACCTGAACCGATTAGAACAGGATGCGTTAAAGCCTGCTCTAGAAAGCGATTACTACATAGTATTTGGGAGTAGTTTCATTAAAGGAAACCTTTGTAATTTCCTGGTAAATCAGAAGGCTTTAAACATCCATATGGGGGCATCACCATACTATCGTGGAAGCAGCTGTAATTTCTGGGCAGTCCAGGAGGGAAATCCCGATTATGTGGGAGCAACAATTCATCTTCTGACAAAAGGTCTGGACTCTGGCCCGATGTTATTCCACGCATTACCAAAGCCACAAAAAATCACACCGTTTGTGCTGGGGATGCAAGCCGTAAAGGCAGCTCATGAGGGATTACTCAGCCATTTGAAATCAGGTACGATTTTCGATTTTGCTCCCGTCACTCAAGATAAATCTCAGGAACTCAAATACACTCGAAACAGTGACTTCACAGATGAAGTCGCATCCCATTATTTGAAAACCGCGCCTACATCAGAAGAGGTACTTCAATCTTTGCAATCGCGGGATTTGTCCAAATTTCTGCACCCTTATCTTGGTTAA
- a CDS encoding creatininase family protein, with amino-acid sequence MTAVELKNVSRDETLVVLPIAAVEQHGPHMPTGTDTIITTAVAEQVEQKLKESVLLLPTLWLGASQHHLRWGATLTSRVENYETLLCEICESLLDDGFRRVLILNGHGGNIGPMQISLRRLQVNYQNCQLMAASYWSIAEKEIASLMDGECKTVGHACEAETSLIMHLRPELVHKAKIENFDDYALDVVDGVYLCNDMYQRTQKGATGRPDLASAEKGEKMLPLIVGQVSHVFSELLGTTFFE; translated from the coding sequence ATGACTGCAGTTGAACTCAAGAATGTTTCTCGCGATGAGACGCTTGTTGTTTTGCCAATTGCCGCTGTGGAACAACACGGTCCTCATATGCCAACTGGTACAGATACAATCATCACTACCGCAGTAGCTGAGCAAGTGGAACAGAAACTCAAAGAATCCGTATTATTATTACCTACACTCTGGCTTGGTGCCAGCCAGCATCATTTGAGGTGGGGCGCGACTTTGACTTCACGTGTCGAAAACTATGAAACTCTGCTCTGTGAAATATGTGAGTCGCTGTTGGATGATGGTTTCCGTCGTGTGTTGATCTTAAACGGACATGGAGGAAATATTGGTCCCATGCAAATTTCTTTAAGACGGCTTCAGGTAAATTATCAAAACTGTCAATTAATGGCGGCGTCTTACTGGTCTATCGCAGAAAAAGAGATTGCCTCCTTAATGGATGGCGAATGCAAAACTGTTGGTCATGCCTGCGAGGCAGAAACCTCTTTGATCATGCACCTCCGTCCGGAATTGGTACACAAAGCAAAAATTGAAAACTTTGATGACTACGCTTTGGATGTGGTCGATGGGGTCTATCTCTGCAATGACATGTACCAGCGTACGCAAAAGGGGGCAACAGGTCGTCCCGATCTGGCATCTGCTGAAAAAGGTGAAAAGATGCTCCCATTGATTGTGGGACAAGTATCGCATGTGTTTTCTGAACTCCTTGGGACCACTTTTTTTGAGTAG